GAGCGTCAGGGACGTCACGGACCTCTACCGGGAGTTCGGCGAGGAGCGACTGCCGCCGGGACAGCGAGTCACCGAGAAGTTCCCCGTCCTCTCGAAGGGCTCGGTCCCGAAGTGGGACCCCGAGATCTGGGAGTTCACCGTCCGGGGGGCGGTCGAGGACGACCTGACGTACTCGTGGGAGGAGTTCGGCGACCTCCCACACGAGACCCAGCGCCAGGACTTCCACTGCGTGACGGGATGGAGCAGGTTCGACTGCGAGTTCACCGGCGTTCCCTTCCCCGAGATCGCGGATCGTGCGGGCGTCCACGACGACGCCGTCCACGTCATGTTCGACGCGCTCGACGGCTACACGACGAACTTGCCTCTGGAGGACTGCCTTCGCGAGGAGGTCCTGTTCGCCTCCGAGTTCGACGGCGAACCCCTCCCGAGGGAACACGGCGGGCCGCTTCGAGTCGTCACGCCCCATCGCTACGCCTACAAGGGGGCGAAGTGGGTGACGGACGTGACGTTCCTCACCGAACCCGAGAGGGGGTTCTGGGAGCGACGGGGCTACTCGAACACGGCCGACCCGTGGGCCGAGGAGCGCTACAGTTAGACGCGAAAGCGGCGTCGGGCAGGTCTCGGAGGCGAGCACGCCGTCGAACCGAACCGGTGAGCGGTTTCACCCATCCCTCCGAACGTGTGCCGGACTCCGACGGGAGGGGAGACGGCGTCGCAACGAAACCCTTCTGGTGTGCTCGGGGAGTGGTGAGAGCATGAACGTCGATGGAACACCGGACCGGCGATGGTGGAAGGAGGCGGTCGTCTACCAGATCTACCCGCGGAGCTTCAACGACAGCGACGGCGACGGCGTCGGGGATCTGCGCGGGATCACGGAGAAGGTCGACTACCTCGACGCGCTCGGTGTCGACGTCGTCTGGCTCTGTCCGGTGTACGAGTCCCCGAACGCTGACAACGGCTACGACATCAGCGACTACCGATCGATCGCGGCGGCGTTCGGGACGATGGCCGACTGGGAGGAGCTCCTCTCGGCGCTTCACGCGCGCGGGATGCGACTGCTCATGGACCTCGTAGTCAACCACACCTCCGACGAGCACGAGTGGTTCCGGCGGTCGAGGCGGCGCGAGGACGGCTATGGCGAGTACTACTACTGGCGCGACGGTGACGTGAACGGGGACGGCGAGCGGGTCCCGCCGAACGACTGGGGGTCGTTCATGGGAGGGTCGGCCTGGACCTACGACGACACCCGCGGCCAGTGGTACCTCCACCTCTTCGACGAGAAACAGCCCGACCTGAACTGGCGTAACCCCGACGTTCGCGACGAGATCGCGTCGCTCGTCGACTGGTGGCTCGAGCGGGGGATCGACGGCTTCCGTATCGACGCGATCAACTACATCTCGAAGCCGGACGGGCTGCCAGACGGGACCGCCGACCGGGAGCCGAGGGGGATCGAGGTGTTCAGTCACGGCCCCCGCATCCACGAGTACCTCCGCGAACTGTACGAGCGTACCTTCTCGAACTACGACGTGATGACCGTCGCCGAGATGGCCGACACCACCGTGGAGATGGCCGACCGCTACCTCGGTGAGGACGGCGACGGCCTGGACATGATCTTCCACTTCGAGCACATGGACGTCGACGTCGGCCCCCGGGGTCGGTTCGACCCCGAGGGGTGGGGCGAGTGGAGCCTCCCGGAGTTCAAGGCGATCATGAGCCGCTGGCAGAGCGACCTCGGCGAGAACGCATGGAACGCCCAGTACCTCGGAAACCACGACCAGCCACGGATCGTCTCGCGGTTCGGCGACGACGGGACCTACCGGGTCGAGAGCGCGAAACTGCTGGCGACGTTCCTGCTGACAGCCCGCGGCACCCCGTTCGTCTACCAGGGCGAGGAGATCGGGATGACGAACGACGACTTCCGGCGGCTGGCCGCCCTCGACGACCCGATGACGGTCGGGGCCGTCGAAGAGGCCCTGGACGCCGGACGGGCCGACAGCTACGACGAGTTGCGCGAGTTCGTGAACCACGTGAGCCGCGACCACGCGCGGACGCCGATGCAGTGGTCGGACGCGCAGAACGCGGGCTTCACGGCCGGCGAGCCGTGGTTCCCGCTCAACGCGAACTACCCCGAGATCAACGTCGAGGCCGCCCGCGCCGACGAGCGATCCGTCTGGCACCACTACCGACGGCTCGTCGACCTCCGCCACGAGGAGGACGTGCTGGTCTACGGGGAGTACGACCTCCTGCTCCCCGACGACGAACGGCTCTACGCGTACACCAGGACGTTCGGCGACGAGCGTGTGCTCGTCGTTCTCGACTGGTCGGACGAGCCCGCGACGTTCGATTCCGGGGTCGTGGACGCCGGCGCTCGGGCGGTGCTCTGCAGCAACTACGACGACTCGCCGCCGGACCCGTCGGGACGAGAGTTCCGACCGTACGAGGCGGTCGTCTATCGGATCTGAACGGATCGGTCCGGGGTCTGTGGCTACCGGCGACGTGATGGGGGCGGCGATGGAGAGGGCCCGTCGAGGCCCGGACCGAACCCCAATGGATCGTTCACCGGTCGCCCTCCGGTCCTGTAATGGATACGCTCTTGCGTGCGGGGTCCCGAACGTGGGGTAATGGAACCTGCCCGGGGTGACGAACGGCTACAGGCCGCCCGAGATCGCTCGCAGGTGGTCAGTCGCGCCCGGGAGCTCTCGGACGTCTCCTTCCGGGCCTTCCTCGACGCTCACGAGCCGCCGAAGGTCCACTGGGCCGACCTCGACGGGATCGAGTGCATCGGCGTCGGCGCGGCGACGACGCTCACCGCCGACGGCGAGGGGCGCTTCGAGGCGATCCGGGAGCGAGCCGATGCGCTCTTCGAGGCGATCGATCACGAGGGGCCGGCCGAGACGCGACCGCGGCTCTTCGGCGGCTTCGCCTTCGACGCGGATCACGACCGGACGGATCCCTGGGCAGACTTCCCCGGCGCACGGTTCGTCCTCCCCGAGGTACAGCTCACCCGCGGCCCGAACGCTGCCTGGCTCTCGGTGAACCGAGCGGACCACGATACGACCCCCGCGGCGGTCGAACGGGCACTGGACGCGGCCGCGGAACGGACGTCGACGCTCCCGATGATGCGGGCGAGTACCGGCTCTCCCGGCGTTCGGTCGACGCGGATCCGGCCCGAGCGGGCGGAGTGGACCGACGAGGTCGCCCACGCGGTGAGCCGGATCGACGCCGGCGAACTCAGGAAGGTGGTGCTCGCGACGGCGATGGACGTGGAGCTGGAGAGCGCCCTCGACGTCCCCGCGACGCTCGAACGCCTCCGGCGAACCTACCCGAACTGCTTTCGGTTCCTCATCCAGCCCACCGAGGGGGCGAGCTTCTTCGGTCCGCCGCCGGAGCGCCTCGTCCGGCTGGAGGGCGGTCGCGTCGCGACCGAGGCGCTCGCGGGCTCGGTTGCCCGAAGCGAGGACCCCGACCGAGACGACGAACTCGGCCGGTCGCTACTCGAGAGTCGAAAACTCCAGCACGAACAGCGCCTCGTCGTGGACGCGATCTGTGAGCAACTCCGCCCGTTCGGCGCGGTGCGGGAGGGCGAACAGGGGATCCGAAAGCTCACCAACATCCAACACCTGGGGACGCCGATCTCGGTCGATCTCGATCGGGTGACACACGTGCTGGAGATCGTCGAGGCGCTCCACCCCACGCCCGCGGTCGGTGGGTTGCCCCCCGAGACGGCGATGGAGGCGATCCGCGAGACCGAGGCGTTCGATCGGGGGTGGTACGCCGCGCCGGTCGGCTGGTTCGACGCCGCCGGCGAGGGCGAGTTCGCCGTCGCGATTCGATCGGCAGTCGCAAACGGGACCCGGGCGACGCTGTATGCAGGTAATGGGATCGTCGCCGACAGCGACCCCGCAGAGGAGTGGGCGGAGATCCAGCACAAGTACCGGCCGATCCTCGACGAGCTCGAATGATCCCGAACCGGAACGTCCTCTGGGGGCGTGCGATCGCGGACGAGGTCGCGAAGGCGGGGATCGACGCGGTCTGCATCTCGCCGGGAAGTCGGTCGACGCCGCTCACCGTCGCGTTCGCGGAGCACGAGGGGGTCGACGTGTTCTCGCACCTGGACGAACGCTCGGCCGCGTTCTTCGCGCTCGGTCGGGCGAAGGCGACGGGACGACCCACGCCGCTCGTCTGCACCTCCGGCACCGCGGCGGCGAACTTCCACCCGGCGGTGATCGAGGCGTCTCAGGCGCGAGTGCCGATGGTGCTGCTCACCGCCGACCGCCCGCCCGAACTGCGCGACTCGGGGGCGAACCAGACGATCGACCAGGAGAAGCTCTACGGCGACGCGGTGCGGTGGTACCGCGATCTCCCCGAACCCGAGGCAGACGACCGGAAGCTTCGGTCGCTGCGGACCGATATCGCGAGGGCGATCTGGACCGCGGAGGGCATGCCGTCGGGACCGGTCCACCTGAACGTCCCGTTCGGAAAGCCGCTGGAACCGACCGAGGTTCCCGACGACGTCCCGGAGCGCTTCTCAGAGCGGTTTCCGCTCGCCGCCGACGGACGGGACGGCCCGTTCGTCACCCCACACGGGGGGACCTCGACGCTCGGAGCGAACGAACGACGGACGCTCGAACGGGCGATCGGTGGGGCCGAACGAGGGCTGATCGTCGCCGGTCCCTCGGACACCCTCGACCCGGAGGCGGTCTCGGCGCTCGCCACAGCGACCGGCTTCCCGGTGCTCGCCGACCCGCTCTCCGGGGTCCGGTACGGTCCCCACGTCGCCCACGACGACGTGCTCGTCTGTGGGGCCTACGACTCGTATCTCGACGACCGAGTGGTCCGAACGTGGCCCGATCCCGACCTCGTCCTCAGGGTCGGCGCGCCGCCGACCTCGAAGACGCTCCAGCTCTTCCTTCGCGACTCAGACGCCCGGCAGGTCGTCGTCGACCCGGCGGGGGAGTGGCGCGAGGCACGCTTCGGTTCGGGGGAGATCGCGGTGGTCGATCCGAATCGGCTCTGTCGCGTGCTCGCGGAGGGGATCGACGGGACCCCTGTAGATCCCGACTGGCGCGAACGGTTTTCCGGGGCCGAGATCGGGTACTGGAAACTGCTCGAGAGTGAGGAAAACCGTCTCTTCGAGGGAGCGATCCTCGCACGGGCGTTCGACCGGACGCCGGAGCCCTGTACCGTGTTCGTCTCGAACTCGATGCCGATCCGTGACGCGGATCGGTTCGCCCGACCCCGTACTGCGGACCTCTCCGTTCTCGGCAATCGCGGGGCGAGCGGCATCGACGGGATCGCGAGCAGCGCGCTCGGTGCGGGAAGCGCGAGCAAGCGGCTCGTGCTCGTCACGGGCGACGTCGCGTTCTACCACGACGCGAACGGGCTGCTCGCGCTCTCGCGCTGTGGGGTCGACGCGACGGTCGTCCTCGTGAACAACGACGGCGGCGGCATCTTCCACATGCTCCCGATCGAGTCGTTCGACCCGCCGTTCACGAGTCAGTTCAAGACGCCGCACGGCCTCGACTTCGAGCCGCTCGGAGCGCTCTACGGCTTCGAGTTCGAGCGGGTCGAGTCGGTGGAGGCGTTCGAGGAGCGGTACACGGACTCCCTCGCGAGTTCCGGAACGCAGGTGATCGAGGTGAGCGTAGAGAGCGAGGCGAGCCACCGCACGCGCGAAGCGATCCAGGAACGGGTCGTCAACGTGCTCTGACCGACGGGACGAGGGAACGAGACGAGGTGACGGCCCTCGTTGACGTCGATGAGCGAGTGACCCGACCGAAACGAAGCTTTAACACCCCGATCCCGGACCGTACAGTATGGTCTCTGAGCTATTCGATCCCGACCGGTGGACCGAGGTGGAGGGCTTCGAGTTCACCGACCTCACCTACCACCGCGCCCGCGAGGTGGGTGCCGTCCGGATCGCGTTCGACCGACCGGAGGTCAGAAACGCGTTTACCCCGCACACCGTCGACGAACTCTACACCGCACTGGACCACGCCCGCCAGCAGACCGACGTGGGCTGTGTGCTGCTGACCGGCAACGGTCCCTCCCCGAAGGACGGTGGCTGGGCGTTCTGTTCGGGTGGGGACCAGACGGTGCGGGGCGACTCCGGCTACGAGTACACGGAGGGAGATGGTGGGTTGGACGAGGGCGACGCGGGGAATGCGGTCGGGAAGACCGGTCGACTGCACGTCCTCGAAGTCCAGCGGCTGATCCGGTTCTCCCCGAAGCCGGTGGTCGCAGTCGTGCCCGGCTGGGCGGTCGGCGGCGGCCACAGCCTGCACGTCGTCTGTGACATGACGCTCGCGAGTGCCGACCACGCGAAGTTCCTCCAGACCGACCCGGACGTCGCGAGTTTCGACGCCGGCTACGGCTCCGCGTATCTCGCCCGGCAGATCGGCCAGAAGAGAGCTCGAGAGGTGTTCTTCCTCGGGAAGACCTACTCAGCACAGGAAGCCGAGGAGATGGGGATGGTGAACGAGGTCGTCGCCCACGAGGAGCTAGAGGAGGTGGCGCTCTCGTGGGCGGCGGCGATCGAGGGGAAGTCGCCGATGGCGATCCGGATGCTGAAGTTCGCGTTCAACGCCGCCGACGACGGGATGGTCGGCCAGCAGGTGTTCGCCGGCGAGGCGACGAGGCTGGGCTACATGACTGACGAGGCGAGGGAGGGGCGCGAGGCGTTCGTCGAGAAGCGCGAGCCGGAGTTCTCGGAGTACCCCTGGTACTTCTGAGAGGAGGCGAACTCGGAGGGATCGTCGGAGAGACTCACCGTTCCTCGACTGCGGATCGAACGACACCGGTGACCTGTACGCCCGAGAGGGACGATCGGCTACGACGATTTCTCTCAGTCACCGGAGAGCGTCCAGCCGACGAACGGCTCCTCGAGTTCGACGTCGAAGGCGGCGAGTACCTGTCCGAGCATCGCGTACGCCCCCGCGAGCGCGGCGATACCGACGATTGTATCGTTACCGTGGCGCTCTGCGAGGCGATCGTGGAGCGCGTCGTCGACCTCCTCACGAACGACCGCGATGGCGTACTCGATCAGCTCCCGGTCGTCGGTGTCGAACGTCTCGAGTCGGCCCTCGGAGATCGCGAGGATCTCCTCGTCGGTGACGCCGACGCCGCGGGCGATTCGGACGTGCTGGTGCCACTCGTAGTCGAACTCCGCCTCGCGCGAGACCGCGAGGATCACGAGTTCGCGCCCGCGCTCGTCGAGGCCGGTGTCGGTCCAGAGCGAGGCGAAAAAGCCCCTGAGTCCCGCGAGTACCTCCGGGTTGTTGCCGATCGACTGGTAGACGTGGAGCCGTCTGCCCTGTAACGAGGAGACGATCAGGTCGCGGTACTCCGGCGGGAGATCCTCGTCGGTGACGTACGGAACGCGTGCCATACGGGGGGTTCTCGGAGCGGGTGGTTAACCGTTCCCGTCAACCACAGCCCCTATGACCGGGCCGACCCTCCCTCCGGCAATGAGCGCCGGGTCGGTCGAGGTCTCGCGAGGGAAGGCGTGGTTGATGGCCGCCCGGCCGCAGACGCTCCCCGCGGCCGCCGCCCCGGTGATCGTCGGGACCGCCCTGGCGGTCGCGGACGGCCTGTTCGCCCCCCTGCCGGCGCTCGCCGCGCTGGTCGGTGCGGCGTTGATCCAGGTCGGGACGAACTTCGCGAACGACTACTACGACGCGGTGAAAGGCGCCGACACGGACGCCCGCGAGGGCTTCACCAGGGTCACCCAGTCGGGACTGATCCCGCCCGAAGCGGTGAAGCGCGCGATGGCCCTCACGTTCGCCGCGGCGATCCTCGTCGGCACCTACCTGGTCTCCGTCGGCGGCGTCCCGATCCTCGTCATCGGCCTGGCGAGCGTCGCCGCGGGCGTCGCCTACACCGGCGGTCCCTACCCGTTCGGCTATCACGGGCTGGGCGACCTCTTCGTCTTCGTCTTCTTCGGGCTGGTCGCCGTCACCGGCACCTACTACGTCCAGGCCGCGGCGCTGCTCGTCGAGCCGTTCCCGCTCTGGATCCCGCCAGGGACGGTCACGGTGGAGGCGGTGGTCGCGAGCCTCCCGATCGCGGCCATCTCGACGTGTATCCTCGTGGTGAACAACGTCAGGGACAGGGAAACCGACGCCAGGGCGGGCAAGCGGACGCTCGCGGTGATCTTCGGCTACCGGTTCGCCCGCGCGGAGTTCGTCTCGCTACTCGCGCTCGCCTATCTCGTCCCGACCTGGTTCGTTCTCACTGGCTGGGGCGTGGCCGTCCTCCTCCCGCTGCTCTCGCTCCCGCTCGCCGCATCGCTCTCCCGAACGCTCCTCACGGAGACGGGGGGCGACGCGCTCAATCCTGCGCTCGAACGCACGGGGAAGCTGCTCGCGCTCTATGCCGTCCTCCTCTCGATCGGGCTGGTGGTCGCGTGATCCGGCTGGCCGAGGTCCGGGGGTTCTCGCTCCGGCTCGCGACGCCGCTCGAGACCGCCGCCGATCGGATCGACGAGCGCCGCGGGTTCCTCCTCC
This region of Halalkalicoccus sp. CGA53 genomic DNA includes:
- a CDS encoding sulfite oxidase-like oxidoreductase, whose product is MSVRDVTDLYREFGEERLPPGQRVTEKFPVLSKGSVPKWDPEIWEFTVRGAVEDDLTYSWEEFGDLPHETQRQDFHCVTGWSRFDCEFTGVPFPEIADRAGVHDDAVHVMFDALDGYTTNLPLEDCLREEVLFASEFDGEPLPREHGGPLRVVTPHRYAYKGAKWVTDVTFLTEPERGFWERRGYSNTADPWAEERYS
- a CDS encoding 1,4-dihydroxy-2-naphthoyl-CoA synthase; amino-acid sequence: MVSELFDPDRWTEVEGFEFTDLTYHRAREVGAVRIAFDRPEVRNAFTPHTVDELYTALDHARQQTDVGCVLLTGNGPSPKDGGWAFCSGGDQTVRGDSGYEYTEGDGGLDEGDAGNAVGKTGRLHVLEVQRLIRFSPKPVVAVVPGWAVGGGHSLHVVCDMTLASADHAKFLQTDPDVASFDAGYGSAYLARQIGQKRAREVFFLGKTYSAQEAEEMGMVNEVVAHEELEEVALSWAAAIEGKSPMAIRMLKFAFNAADDGMVGQQVFAGEATRLGYMTDEAREGREAFVEKREPEFSEYPWYF
- a CDS encoding 1,4-dihydroxy-2-naphthoate polyprenyltransferase, which translates into the protein MSAGSVEVSRGKAWLMAARPQTLPAAAAPVIVGTALAVADGLFAPLPALAALVGAALIQVGTNFANDYYDAVKGADTDAREGFTRVTQSGLIPPEAVKRAMALTFAAAILVGTYLVSVGGVPILVIGLASVAAGVAYTGGPYPFGYHGLGDLFVFVFFGLVAVTGTYYVQAAALLVEPFPLWIPPGTVTVEAVVASLPIAAISTCILVVNNVRDRETDARAGKRTLAVIFGYRFARAEFVSLLALAYLVPTWFVLTGWGVAVLLPLLSLPLAASLSRTLLTETGGDALNPALERTGKLLALYAVLLSIGLVVA
- a CDS encoding isochorismate synthase, producing MEPARGDERLQAARDRSQVVSRARELSDVSFRAFLDAHEPPKVHWADLDGIECIGVGAATTLTADGEGRFEAIRERADALFEAIDHEGPAETRPRLFGGFAFDADHDRTDPWADFPGARFVLPEVQLTRGPNAAWLSVNRADHDTTPAAVERALDAAAERTSTLPMMRASTGSPGVRSTRIRPERAEWTDEVAHAVSRIDAGELRKVVLATAMDVELESALDVPATLERLRRTYPNCFRFLIQPTEGASFFGPPPERLVRLEGGRVATEALAGSVARSEDPDRDDELGRSLLESRKLQHEQRLVVDAICEQLRPFGAVREGEQGIRKLTNIQHLGTPISVDLDRVTHVLEIVEALHPTPAVGGLPPETAMEAIRETEAFDRGWYAAPVGWFDAAGEGEFAVAIRSAVANGTRATLYAGNGIVADSDPAEEWAEIQHKYRPILDELE
- a CDS encoding carboxymuconolactone decarboxylase family protein, producing the protein MARVPYVTDEDLPPEYRDLIVSSLQGRRLHVYQSIGNNPEVLAGLRGFFASLWTDTGLDERGRELVILAVSREAEFDYEWHQHVRIARGVGVTDEEILAISEGRLETFDTDDRELIEYAIAVVREEVDDALHDRLAERHGNDTIVGIAALAGAYAMLGQVLAAFDVELEEPFVGWTLSGD
- a CDS encoding glycoside hydrolase family 13 protein, with the translated sequence MNVDGTPDRRWWKEAVVYQIYPRSFNDSDGDGVGDLRGITEKVDYLDALGVDVVWLCPVYESPNADNGYDISDYRSIAAAFGTMADWEELLSALHARGMRLLMDLVVNHTSDEHEWFRRSRRREDGYGEYYYWRDGDVNGDGERVPPNDWGSFMGGSAWTYDDTRGQWYLHLFDEKQPDLNWRNPDVRDEIASLVDWWLERGIDGFRIDAINYISKPDGLPDGTADREPRGIEVFSHGPRIHEYLRELYERTFSNYDVMTVAEMADTTVEMADRYLGEDGDGLDMIFHFEHMDVDVGPRGRFDPEGWGEWSLPEFKAIMSRWQSDLGENAWNAQYLGNHDQPRIVSRFGDDGTYRVESAKLLATFLLTARGTPFVYQGEEIGMTNDDFRRLAALDDPMTVGAVEEALDAGRADSYDELREFVNHVSRDHARTPMQWSDAQNAGFTAGEPWFPLNANYPEINVEAARADERSVWHHYRRLVDLRHEEDVLVYGEYDLLLPDDERLYAYTRTFGDERVLVVLDWSDEPATFDSGVVDAGARAVLCSNYDDSPPDPSGREFRPYEAVVYRI
- the menD gene encoding 2-succinyl-5-enolpyruvyl-6-hydroxy-3-cyclohexene-1-carboxylic-acid synthase, which codes for MIPNRNVLWGRAIADEVAKAGIDAVCISPGSRSTPLTVAFAEHEGVDVFSHLDERSAAFFALGRAKATGRPTPLVCTSGTAAANFHPAVIEASQARVPMVLLTADRPPELRDSGANQTIDQEKLYGDAVRWYRDLPEPEADDRKLRSLRTDIARAIWTAEGMPSGPVHLNVPFGKPLEPTEVPDDVPERFSERFPLAADGRDGPFVTPHGGTSTLGANERRTLERAIGGAERGLIVAGPSDTLDPEAVSALATATGFPVLADPLSGVRYGPHVAHDDVLVCGAYDSYLDDRVVRTWPDPDLVLRVGAPPTSKTLQLFLRDSDARQVVVDPAGEWREARFGSGEIAVVDPNRLCRVLAEGIDGTPVDPDWRERFSGAEIGYWKLLESEENRLFEGAILARAFDRTPEPCTVFVSNSMPIRDADRFARPRTADLSVLGNRGASGIDGIASSALGAGSASKRLVLVTGDVAFYHDANGLLALSRCGVDATVVLVNNDGGGIFHMLPIESFDPPFTSQFKTPHGLDFEPLGALYGFEFERVESVEAFEERYTDSLASSGTQVIEVSVESEASHRTREAIQERVVNVL